The DNA sequence CCGGACCACGACAATCGGGCCGCCCGCCTGGGGCAGCCGCCCGCCCACCTCGGGGATCTCGCGGCGCTCCACGTACTGCCGGAACGTCCGGTGCGCCTCGTAACTCGCAAACGTCGCCGACAGCACGGTGGTCAGCACCGCGATCGCGATGAACGCGATACTCAGACGGGTCCGCAGGCTACGCATACGCCGCGTGCTGCCGGCGGTCGTCCTCCGGTCGCTGGAATTTGTAGCCGACCCCGTACACGGTAAGGACAAAGCGCGGGTTGCGAGGGTCATGCTCGATCTTGCTCCGCAGGTTCTTGATGTGGGCGTCGACGGTGCGCTCGTAGCCCTCGAACGCGTGGCCGTGGACCCGGTCGATCAGCTGCATGCGGGTGAAGACCTGGTTGGGATGGCCGGCGAGCGTCTCGAGGAGCCGGAACTCCGTCGGCGTCAGGTCGACCGGCCGGCCCGCCAGCGTCACCTGATGGCCGCGCAGGTCGATGATGAGCTCGCCGAGCCGGAGCACGTCCGGCGTCTCGTGGCTGCCGCGCCGCAGGACGGCGCGGACGCGGGCCACGACTTCGCGGGGGCTGAACGGTTTCGTGATGTAGTCGTCGGCGCCAAGTTCGAGCCCCAGGAGCTTGTCCGACTCCTCGTCCCGGGCCGTGAGCATGATGATCGGCGTGCGGGCGTGTTCCCGGATCCGCCGGCAGACCTCCCGCCCGTCGAGCCGCGGCAGCATGAGGTCCAGGATCACGAGATCCGGCCGGACGCGCTCGTGTTCCGTGAGCGCGGCGTCGCCGTCCGCCGCCTGGGCGACGCCGAAGCCCTCCCGTTCCAGATACGTCCGCAGCAGTTCGACGATCTGCGGCTCGTCATCGACCACCAGCACGGTCGGCACGCCGTTCAATCCCCTTGACGCGGCGACGGTCACGACAAGGCCGCCAGCCGCTTCCGGTACTCTTCTTCGTTGATCTCGCCGCGCGCGAACCGCTCCCGGATGACCTGCACGGCGCCGTCCGGGCGGCCCCACAGCGACTGCAACGTGATCACCTTCCAAGCGATCACGAGCAGCGCGACCAGGAGCAGGAATCGGGCCAGCATGTGAAGCGCGAACGCCGCCGCGGCGACGCCGGCGCCGGGTCCGAAGCCGCGCCCCTGGAAGCGGGGACCAAACCGCGGGCCGTACCCCGGTCCGAACCCGGGACCGTAGCCGGGATACCGATAGCCCGGACCGTACCCCGGACCCCCGGGACCCTGCGGGGTGCCGGGCGCCGGCGCCCCCTGAGCCGTAAGCCGCGGGTTCGGCTGAGCCGGGGCCGGAGCGGACAGAGCGGCCACTACGGCGACAATCACTACAAGGCCTGCCGCGGCCGCCAGGGCCGCGAGCCACCGCTTGCGCATCGCCACGCCTCCTTAATATTTCCCTTGTCGGTACCGCTATTTGCTTAGCGTTTGGGCGACTCTTACTGTATCCGGACGCCGTGTATGAATTGTGAAGGTCTCATAGGACTGTCGTGAACCTCATCGAACAGTCGAGCGTGCCCGAATCCGGTCCATCCGCGCCCGATCGCGTCACCGTCTCGGTCGTGCAGCACCGCCTCTCCGCGATTGTGGCCGAGATGGGAGAGGCAATGCTCCGAACCGCCTACTCCCAGATCCTGAACTCGAGCCGCGATTTCTCGACCGCCCTCTGCGACGCCGGCGGACGCCTGCTGGCCCAGGCGGAACACGTGCCGATCCACGTGGGGGCCCTGCCGTGGGCGGTGCGGTCCGTCCAGGCGTTCTTTGCCGGGCGGATCCGCGCCGGCGACCTCTACCTGGTCAACGATCCGTACCACGGCGGCAGCCACCTGCCGGACCTCACCGTGGTGCTGCCGGTCTTCACGCCTGCTCATGGGGAGGCCGGCGGCCGGCTCGTGTGCTGGACGGTCAACCGGGCGCACCAGAGCGACATCGGCGGCGCGACGCACGGCAGCTACAACGCGGCCGCGACCGAGATCTGGCAGGAAGGCCTGCGCGTTCCTCCGCTCAAACTGTACGACGCGGGCGCGGAGCGCGACGATGTGCTCAACATGGTGGCCACGAACGTCCGCCACTCCCGCGACTTCCTCGGCGATCTGCGCGCGTCGATGGGGTCGGCGCGGCTCGGCGAGCGGCGTCTGCTGCGCCTGGTGGACGAGTACGGCGTCGACGTCCTGCTCGAGGCGGCGCGGGAGGTGCTGGACGGGACCGAACGGCGGACGCGCGCGTGCATCCGGCCCTGGCGGGACGGCGTCTACCGCGGCGAAGCGGTGCTGGACGACGACGGACACG is a window from the bacterium genome containing:
- a CDS encoding response regulator transcription factor — translated: MTVAASRGLNGVPTVLVVDDEPQIVELLRTYLEREGFGVAQAADGDAALTEHERVRPDLVILDLMLPRLDGREVCRRIREHARTPIIMLTARDEESDKLLGLELGADDYITKPFSPREVVARVRAVLRRGSHETPDVLRLGELIIDLRGHQVTLAGRPVDLTPTEFRLLETLAGHPNQVFTRMQLIDRVHGHAFEGYERTVDAHIKNLRSKIEHDPRNPRFVLTVYGVGYKFQRPEDDRRQHAAYA
- a CDS encoding SHOCT domain-containing protein, which gives rise to MRKRWLAALAAAAGLVVIVAVVAALSAPAPAQPNPRLTAQGAPAPGTPQGPGGPGYGPGYRYPGYGPGFGPGYGPRFGPRFQGRGFGPGAGVAAAAFALHMLARFLLLVALLVIAWKVITLQSLWGRPDGAVQVIRERFARGEINEEEYRKRLAALS